One Thalassospira marina DNA window includes the following coding sequences:
- a CDS encoding MFS transporter — protein sequence MSTPANPPVSEAPNPAVRWFLSLVLVTFLAASATPTPMYHLYQEDWHFSATMLTLIFAIYPFTLLISLLVLGSLSDHIGRKPVIFAALILEILSMALFINAGSVSDLLLARVVQGFATGIATSVLAAALFDSDHHKGPLANSISPLIGLAAGALISSILVEYAPMPLHLSYWCLSALMAIQALMVWGLPETAKRQRGALKSLMPRISVPVAARQAMLEIVPSNIASWALGGFALSLAPSLIATATGSTSSLNGGIAVAVLTLAGAASVMIFRTKNPEPVLRFGTVTQATGIALILVAINSAQLWLVFAGFLVAGIGFGASFLGAVRTLVPLAAPHQRAGLMAAFYIMSYLAFSVPALLAGTMVRAAGLINTANGYGMILIALAAIALTGQIRRRNATCAAK from the coding sequence ATGAGCACCCCGGCAAATCCCCCTGTATCAGAGGCGCCCAATCCTGCCGTCCGGTGGTTTCTGTCTCTGGTTCTTGTGACCTTTCTTGCTGCATCGGCAACGCCAACGCCAATGTACCATCTTTACCAGGAAGACTGGCATTTCTCGGCCACGATGCTGACGCTGATTTTTGCCATCTATCCTTTCACACTTCTGATTTCGTTGCTTGTTCTTGGTTCGCTGTCAGACCATATCGGGCGCAAACCGGTTATTTTTGCGGCCCTGATCCTGGAAATATTGTCGATGGCCCTGTTTATCAATGCCGGTTCGGTCAGCGATTTGCTACTGGCGCGCGTTGTGCAGGGTTTTGCCACGGGCATTGCCACCAGCGTACTGGCCGCGGCCCTTTTTGACAGTGACCATCACAAAGGTCCGCTTGCCAACAGCATTTCCCCCCTGATTGGCCTGGCAGCGGGCGCCCTGATTTCCAGTATTCTGGTCGAATATGCGCCGATGCCCCTGCATTTGAGCTATTGGTGCCTAAGCGCCCTGATGGCCATTCAGGCGCTGATGGTTTGGGGCCTGCCTGAAACCGCAAAACGCCAGCGTGGCGCGCTGAAATCGCTGATGCCGCGCATATCGGTGCCGGTTGCCGCACGCCAGGCCATGCTGGAAATTGTGCCTTCCAATATTGCGTCCTGGGCGCTGGGTGGCTTTGCCCTGTCGCTTGCACCGTCGCTGATTGCAACGGCAACGGGGTCAACATCATCCCTTAATGGCGGGATTGCGGTTGCAGTCCTGACACTGGCAGGTGCGGCATCGGTAATGATTTTCCGCACCAAAAACCCCGAACCTGTTTTGCGGTTTGGTACTGTCACCCAGGCAACGGGCATCGCCCTTATTCTGGTGGCCATCAATAGCGCGCAGTTATGGCTGGTTTTTGCCGGTTTTCTGGTAGCCGGTATCGGGTTTGGGGCCAGCTTCCTTGGCGCGGTCCGCACGCTGGTTCCGCTTGCCGCTCCCCATCAGCGCGCTGGCCTGATGGCGGCCTTTTATATCATGTCCTATCTGGCATTCAGTGTCCCGGCCCTGCTGGCAGGTACAATGGTCCGCGCCGCCGGGTTGATCAATACGGCAAACGGCTATGGCATGATCCTGATCGCCCTTGCCGCCATTGCCCTGACCGGGCAAATCCGCCGCCGCAATGCCACCTGCGCTGCCAAGTAA
- a CDS encoding DUF4139 domain-containing protein yields the protein MASELRNRLVLATILGATLFGAPDLSISDAQAADAADNAEASVPLAASDRSKMRLTVYPGNLTMIAEQRQAAISAGRQTLKIMDLPQTLIDDSLLIGADKAANLQLISTTEPTAPRGGYALLQKFIGKEVKIRRDDDLISATLISLDGQALVKTADGIEYVPTQDVIMPSLPDGYTARPSLDAAIRTSAATDHVSLAYLIGGISWQTAYVGHYDSKTGTLDLGARARIVNNSGGDIENANLQLIAGDPNQNSPRPMAKTMRAEMMMAAPSADSSGGAGRSKFENLHVYGPYNDLNMKDGDAVTLPLLENRQIKVEREMTFYGNTSMYYSGKGTREDFIRPELQLTLKNDGGTDKQSPWPAGQIRIYANDADGIATFLGEDQLNLTPAGQEAHLILGQASDIIGSRHVVDYDRQPRKNLPDEVAATLEWKLKNSGPRDETVTIEETLPANWKIIKESSQHQNLEAGQVKWQIKLPAGKETTLRWSVHSDE from the coding sequence ATGGCATCAGAACTGCGCAATCGCCTTGTTCTTGCAACCATCCTGGGTGCAACCCTTTTTGGGGCACCCGATTTGTCCATTTCCGATGCGCAGGCCGCCGATGCCGCCGACAATGCAGAGGCATCCGTACCGCTTGCCGCCTCTGACCGCAGCAAAATGCGCCTGACGGTCTATCCCGGCAACCTGACCATGATCGCCGAGCAGCGCCAGGCCGCGATAAGCGCCGGTCGCCAGACGCTTAAAATCATGGATCTGCCACAAACCCTGATTGATGATTCGCTTCTGATCGGTGCGGATAAAGCTGCCAACCTGCAGCTTATCTCGACAACCGAGCCAACCGCCCCGCGCGGTGGTTATGCGCTTTTGCAAAAGTTCATCGGCAAGGAAGTCAAAATCCGCCGCGATGATGACCTGATCAGCGCCACCCTGATTTCGCTTGATGGGCAGGCCCTGGTAAAAACCGCCGATGGCATTGAATATGTCCCGACACAGGACGTAATCATGCCGTCCCTGCCCGATGGATATACCGCACGCCCGTCGCTGGATGCGGCCATTCGCACATCGGCAGCAACCGACCATGTTTCGCTGGCCTATCTGATTGGCGGTATCAGCTGGCAAACGGCCTATGTCGGCCATTATGACAGCAAAACCGGCACCCTGGACCTGGGTGCACGGGCCCGCATCGTCAATAACAGCGGTGGCGATATTGAAAATGCCAACCTGCAACTGATTGCCGGTGACCCGAACCAGAATTCACCGCGCCCGATGGCAAAAACCATGCGCGCCGAAATGATGATGGCAGCCCCCAGTGCCGATAGCAGCGGCGGTGCCGGGCGCAGCAAATTTGAAAACCTGCATGTTTATGGCCCCTATAACGACCTGAACATGAAGGATGGCGACGCCGTAACCCTGCCCTTGCTTGAAAACCGCCAGATCAAGGTCGAACGTGAAATGACCTTCTATGGCAACACGTCGATGTATTACAGCGGTAAAGGCACGCGGGAGGATTTTATCCGCCCGGAACTGCAATTGACGCTTAAAAATGACGGCGGCACGGATAAACAAAGCCCGTGGCCCGCAGGGCAGATTCGCATTTATGCAAATGATGCCGATGGTATCGCCACCTTCCTGGGCGAAGACCAGTTAAACCTGACGCCAGCAGGCCAGGAAGCCCATCTGATCCTTGGTCAGGCCAGCGACATTATCGGCAGCCGCCACGTTGTTGATTATGACCGTCAGCCGCGTAAAAACCTGCCCGATGAAGTTGCCGCCACCCTTGAATGGAAACTGAAAAACAGTGGCCCGCGTGATGAAACCGTCACCATCGAAGAAACCCTGCCAGCCAACTGGAAAATCATCAAGGAAAGCAGCCAGCACCAGAATCTGGAAGCTGGTCAGGTGAAATGGCAGATCAAACTGCCCGCAGGCAAGGAAACCACCCTGCGCTGGTCGGTTCACAGCGACGAATAA
- a CDS encoding GNAT family N-acetyltransferase translates to MDDKGLADETARHGQNADGPAIVAIGNGEWKTARLTLRVPQQDDLSFLQDMFSRPELTRHRPNPTPDDASTTRDRMARDRAHWAEHGFGRWAVLVDGRRIGFGGVTQSLQFEGLNLSYHLHPDYWGKGYGLEIARAAIAFAINDLAAQRIIGLARPANPASQRVLLRAGLVYQRDVPLHGAMTGLFELRC, encoded by the coding sequence ATGGACGATAAGGGTTTGGCAGATGAAACAGCCCGTCATGGTCAGAATGCCGATGGCCCCGCCATTGTTGCCATTGGTAATGGCGAATGGAAAACAGCAAGGCTGACATTGCGCGTCCCGCAGCAAGATGACCTTTCATTCCTTCAGGATATGTTTTCCCGCCCCGAATTAACCCGCCACCGACCAAACCCGACACCAGATGATGCCAGCACCACCCGCGACAGGATGGCGCGTGATAGGGCGCATTGGGCCGAACACGGTTTTGGCCGCTGGGCGGTCCTGGTGGATGGGCGGCGCATCGGTTTTGGCGGGGTGACGCAGTCCTTGCAATTTGAAGGGCTTAATCTTTCCTATCATCTGCATCCTGATTATTGGGGCAAAGGCTATGGTCTTGAAATTGCCAGGGCCGCCATTGCCTTTGCGATCAATGACCTTGCTGCGCAGCGGATCATTGGTCTGGCCCGGCCAGCCAACCCGGCCTCGCAACGGGTATTGCTTCGCGCGGGGCTGGTTTATCAGCGTGATGTGCCCCTGCATGGTGCCATGACCGGGCTGTTTGAACTGCGCTGCTAA
- a CDS encoding TrkH family potassium uptake protein codes for MQISLPSISSQKFRVPPPAVLAATYAILIILGTCLLKIPGVSQPLAWSDALFTATSAVTVTGLSVVDVGSHFSLFGQIVVLVLIQLGGLGLMTFAALVLSVLGLPIDIPHRTYLREDLNQTSVGDLLRLVKVILRVVLLCELIGAILLGFVFIPDAGWAEGIWLSLFHAVSAFNNAGFSLFPDSLTRYATNPLVNFTIPGLLLIGGLGFSVLSDIYYVRRWQKFSLHSKLMLSGSAALILWSVASFAILEWNNPATLGAVPDILDKLQISWFQGTTTRTAGFNTTDIAGMHDSTTLTFILLMLIGGGSTSTAGGIKVTTFIVLLLATVAFFKRRQQLHAFGRSIGLEEVLKVLALTMISMLIVAAALFLMTIAHDGDFLDLLFEVASAFGTVGLSRGITTELDTIGRTVIIFTMFIGRVGPLTLGFFLATRMPPRIRYPSSQIYLG; via the coding sequence ATGCAAATTTCGCTGCCCAGTATTTCGTCGCAAAAATTTCGGGTTCCGCCCCCGGCGGTCCTGGCTGCGACCTATGCCATCCTGATCATTCTGGGCACCTGCCTTTTGAAAATTCCTGGCGTGTCGCAACCGCTGGCCTGGTCTGATGCGCTGTTTACTGCCACATCGGCGGTCACGGTAACCGGCCTGTCGGTGGTGGATGTTGGCAGCCATTTCAGTCTGTTTGGCCAGATCGTGGTGCTGGTCCTGATCCAGCTGGGCGGGTTAGGGTTAATGACATTTGCCGCCCTTGTCCTTTCGGTTCTGGGCCTGCCAATTGATATTCCCCACCGCACCTATCTGCGCGAAGATTTAAACCAGACATCCGTTGGCGACCTGTTACGTCTGGTGAAGGTGATTTTGCGCGTTGTTTTATTGTGCGAATTGATCGGGGCGATATTGCTGGGTTTTGTTTTCATCCCCGATGCTGGCTGGGCCGAAGGCATTTGGCTATCGCTGTTTCATGCCGTATCGGCCTTTAACAATGCCGGTTTTTCTCTGTTTCCTGACAGTTTGACACGTTATGCCACCAACCCGCTGGTCAATTTCACCATTCCGGGCCTGTTGCTGATCGGGGGCTTGGGGTTCAGTGTGCTGTCTGACATTTACTATGTCCGACGCTGGCAAAAATTTTCGCTACACAGCAAATTAATGCTAAGCGGTAGTGCCGCGCTGATTTTATGGTCGGTTGCTTCATTTGCCATTCTGGAATGGAATAATCCCGCCACGCTGGGTGCTGTGCCCGATATTCTCGACAAGCTGCAAATCAGCTGGTTTCAGGGCACCACCACCCGTACAGCCGGGTTTAACACCACTGATATTGCGGGGATGCATGACAGCACCACGCTAACCTTCATCCTGTTAATGCTGATTGGCGGCGGCAGTACATCCACCGCTGGGGGCATCAAGGTTACCACCTTTATTGTTCTGTTGCTGGCAACGGTGGCCTTTTTCAAACGCCGTCAGCAGCTTCATGCCTTTGGCCGTTCCATTGGCCTTGAAGAAGTCCTTAAGGTGCTGGCACTAACCATGATCAGCATGCTGATTGTTGCTGCCGCCCTGTTTTTAATGACGATCGCCCATGATGGCGATTTTCTGGACCTGTTATTCGAGGTCGCATCGGCCTTTGGCACTGTTGGCCTGTCGCGCGGTATCACGACCGAGCTTGATACCATTGGCCGCACCGTCATTATCTTCACCATGTTCATTGGCCGGGTCGGGCCTTTAACGCTGGGCTTTTTCCTTGCCACCCGCATGCCACCGCGCATTCGCTACCCATCCAGCCAGATTTACCTGGGGTAA
- a CDS encoding TetR/AcrR family transcriptional regulator, with protein MTIHKGIRTGGRSARVQQSIHDAVKDLLASHERSDVTVPMIAQKAGVTPSTIYRRWGDLATLLADVALERFEPDEKLADTGSFHGDVLAYAEQYLDEMGSSLGRSMLRDVTATDDNQCARRCAEMITTRLQVLAERATARNEPYPPIDRVVDIIFAPMVYRILFSEKNPDTDYVRDLVDRCMAENSAG; from the coding sequence ATGACGATTCACAAAGGCATACGCACCGGTGGCCGTAGCGCCCGGGTTCAGCAATCCATTCATGACGCGGTGAAAGACCTGCTGGCGAGTCATGAGCGCTCGGATGTGACCGTGCCGATGATTGCGCAAAAGGCAGGGGTAACCCCGTCAACGATCTATCGGCGCTGGGGTGATCTGGCGACATTGCTGGCCGATGTTGCACTGGAACGCTTTGAACCCGATGAAAAGCTGGCCGATACCGGCAGTTTTCATGGTGATGTGCTGGCTTATGCCGAACAGTATTTAGATGAAATGGGTTCCAGCCTGGGCCGGTCGATGTTGCGTGATGTCACTGCCACCGACGATAACCAGTGTGCGCGGCGCTGTGCGGAAATGATTACCACCCGTTTGCAGGTACTGGCCGAACGCGCCACAGCACGCAATGAACCCTACCCGCCGATTGACCGGGTGGTGGATATTATTTTTGCCCCGATGGTTTATCGCATCCTATTTTCCGAAAAGAACCCCGATACCGATTATGTCCGCGATCTGGTGGATCGCTGTATGGCCGAAAATTCGGCCGGCTGA
- a CDS encoding PAS domain-containing sensor histidine kinase, protein MSGWRGFAAFLGGGTALSGLFAPAIAFAQAQSAALQGEPEISVPGNGLFTAIGNLGSHDLTVIGLATLGGAAIAGAIGWRLAVRMRRHLDEAEDLESQMEDTATLFTHLFYAAPDPVYYWAHKGFVDGGSPALMRCFNLGADARFPDLLEQLREEDAKTLQERVRTLKSTHDRFAVWVTSVDGRKFHVTGTVARRDRKSSVLGHAVWFRDETRHTRERESQIGDFAALRQDVSSLRHVMDELPFPVWRRDSDLNLTDCNAAYIEAVEQNTMAEVIEAGSELGAGVIQDQGRALAASALRNSETVTRDYHVVMHGDRRLLRITESPVFHGDDVSGLVGFAIDCTELEEKQADLSRHVRAHAEVLENLGTAIAIFGGNKRLIFFNAAFAALWDLDEEWLLTEPALEDLLRRLRDERKLPEVTDFGQYRDQENQRFTDLLKPIEDLMHLPSGVTLRRFVSPHPFGGLMFAYEDVTDKLVLESSYNTLIAVQRETLENLHEAVGVISGDGRLRLYNHGFGDMWALDDVFLAAAPHLSDVIEKSRDFWTVSDDWAKFKSRMVARITNHEPMSGRLERSDGSIIDFAVVPLPDGAVMMSYLDVTDSIRVERALRERNEALRTADQMKSDFISTVSRELTRPLDHINGLADRMLPHLHGNVSQSVEIIRTEAQSMLALVDDMRDLATLGSGQVALELDTVDPRRLLRSLEALTRARLAELNVSLRLYCSRNIGWMVADERRLKQALFILVTNVLRTAPEGSEVSVVARRRGDDIDITIGLTDETPQPMLFEGLRDGEPASARRALGMAMVRAVVEIHGGRVRISRDGREISCILPAGEESDLG, encoded by the coding sequence ATGTCTGGATGGCGCGGTTTTGCTGCGTTTTTAGGGGGTGGCACGGCTCTTTCCGGGCTTTTTGCACCTGCTATTGCCTTTGCACAGGCCCAAAGTGCCGCCCTGCAGGGTGAGCCGGAAATTTCGGTACCGGGCAATGGCCTTTTTACTGCGATTGGCAATCTTGGCTCCCATGATTTAACCGTTATCGGGCTTGCGACCCTGGGTGGGGCGGCAATTGCCGGTGCAATTGGCTGGCGCCTGGCTGTGCGCATGCGCCGCCATCTTGACGAGGCAGAAGACCTCGAATCGCAGATGGAAGACACCGCCACCCTGTTTACCCACCTGTTTTATGCGGCACCGGACCCGGTTTATTACTGGGCGCATAAGGGCTTTGTCGATGGTGGCAGCCCGGCATTGATGCGCTGTTTTAATCTGGGTGCGGATGCGCGTTTTCCCGACCTGCTTGAACAATTGCGCGAGGAAGACGCCAAAACCCTGCAGGAACGGGTGCGGACCCTTAAATCCACCCATGACCGATTCGCAGTTTGGGTGACGTCGGTCGATGGGCGCAAATTCCATGTTACAGGCACGGTGGCACGGCGGGACCGTAAATCGTCGGTGCTGGGGCATGCCGTGTGGTTTCGTGATGAAACCCGCCATACCCGCGAACGCGAAAGCCAGATTGGCGATTTCGCCGCCTTGCGGCAGGATGTTTCCAGCCTGCGCCATGTGATGGATGAATTGCCCTTCCCGGTATGGCGTCGCGATAGCGATTTGAACCTGACCGATTGTAACGCGGCCTATATCGAAGCGGTCGAACAAAACACGATGGCCGAAGTGATCGAGGCCGGAAGCGAACTGGGCGCTGGCGTTATTCAGGACCAGGGGCGTGCCCTTGCGGCATCGGCCCTGCGCAATAGCGAAACGGTCACGCGTGATTACCATGTTGTCATGCATGGTGACCGGCGTTTGCTGCGCATTACCGAATCCCCGGTTTTTCATGGCGATGATGTCAGCGGGCTGGTCGGCTTTGCCATTGATTGCACCGAACTTGAAGAAAAACAGGCCGATCTTTCGCGCCATGTGCGCGCCCATGCCGAGGTACTGGAAAATCTGGGCACGGCGATTGCCATTTTTGGCGGCAATAAGCGCCTGATTTTCTTTAATGCAGCCTTTGCCGCCCTGTGGGACCTGGATGAGGAATGGCTGCTGACCGAACCGGCACTGGAAGATTTGCTGCGCCGGTTGCGTGATGAACGGAAATTGCCCGAAGTCACCGATTTTGGCCAGTATCGCGACCAGGAAAACCAGCGCTTTACCGATCTTCTCAAACCCATCGAAGACCTGATGCATCTGCCAAGTGGTGTGACATTGCGCCGGTTTGTCTCCCCGCATCCGTTTGGCGGGCTGATGTTTGCTTATGAGGATGTGACCGACAAGCTGGTTCTGGAAAGCAGTTATAACACCCTGATCGCGGTTCAGCGCGAAACGCTGGAAAACCTGCATGAAGCGGTGGGTGTGATTAGTGGGGATGGCCGCCTGCGCCTGTATAACCATGGCTTTGGCGACATGTGGGCGCTTGATGATGTGTTTTTGGCAGCAGCCCCGCATCTGTCCGATGTGATCGAAAAATCCCGCGATTTCTGGACGGTTTCGGACGATTGGGCAAAGTTCAAAAGCCGTATGGTCGCGCGCATCACCAACCATGAACCAATGTCTGGCCGGTTGGAACGCAGCGATGGCAGCATCATTGATTTTGCCGTTGTGCCACTGCCTGATGGCGCGGTGATGATGTCCTATCTGGATGTAACTGACAGCATCCGGGTCGAACGTGCCCTGCGTGAACGGAACGAGGCACTGCGCACCGCCGATCAGATGAAGTCCGATTTTATTTCGACTGTTTCACGCGAACTGACCCGGCCGCTGGACCATATCAATGGCCTTGCGGATCGTATGTTGCCGCATCTGCATGGCAATGTGTCGCAATCGGTGGAAATTATCCGTACCGAAGCCCAAAGCATGCTGGCGCTGGTTGATGACATGCGTGATCTGGCAACGCTGGGGTCAGGCCAGGTGGCGCTGGAACTTGATACCGTTGATCCAAGGCGTTTGCTGCGCTCGCTTGAGGCGCTGACCCGTGCACGGCTGGCAGAGCTTAACGTGTCCTTGCGGCTTTATTGTTCGCGCAATATCGGCTGGATGGTGGCCGATGAACGCCGCCTGAAACAGGCATTGTTCATTCTGGTCACCAATGTTTTGCGCACCGCGCCGGAAGGCAGTGAAGTATCCGTCGTGGCGCGGCGCCGGGGCGATGATATCGACATTACCATTGGTCTGACCGATGAAACCCCGCAGCCGATGCTGTTTGAAGGTTTGCGTGATGGCGAACCGGCATCGGCCCGCCGCGCCTTGGGGATGGCCATGGTGCGGGCTGTGGTCGAAATACATGGCGGGCGTGTGCGCATCAGCCGTGATGGCCGTGAAATTTCCTGCATTCTGCCAGCGGGTGAGGAAAGTGATCTGGGATAA
- a CDS encoding 2-hydroxyacid dehydrogenase gives MKPVLAITRRLPADIEARAHADYDVRINEGDKPLDRAAILALAEGADAVLVSVGDPIDAAFFEALPVSVKIVATFSVGTDHIDLQAAARKGIVIGNTPGVLTDATADIAWLLMLGAARRASEGEAEIRTASWSGWRPTHLIGTQVTGKKLGIIGMGRIGQAVARRARGFDMEVHYYNRKRLSADLEFGATYHDSIDALLPHCQFLSLHCPSTAETRGMVDSSFLAKLPKGAILINTARGDVVNDGDVIAALKAGTLAAAGLDVFAGEPNIAPEYRSLPNTFLLPHLGSATQETRTAMGTRALDNIDACLAGKDVPFAVGA, from the coding sequence ATGAAACCGGTTCTTGCCATTACCCGCCGCTTGCCCGCCGATATCGAAGCCCGCGCCCATGCCGATTATGACGTTCGCATCAATGAAGGTGACAAACCGCTGGACCGCGCCGCCATCCTGGCACTGGCAGAAGGGGCCGATGCCGTGCTGGTTTCGGTGGGGGACCCGATTGACGCAGCATTTTTTGAAGCACTGCCCGTTTCGGTTAAAATTGTTGCGACATTTTCGGTGGGGACCGACCATATCGACCTTCAGGCTGCTGCACGCAAGGGCATTGTCATTGGCAATACACCGGGGGTATTGACCGATGCTACCGCCGATATTGCCTGGTTGCTGATGCTGGGCGCTGCACGCCGGGCCAGCGAAGGCGAAGCGGAAATTCGCACCGCAAGCTGGAGCGGCTGGCGCCCCACCCACCTGATCGGCACGCAGGTAACCGGCAAAAAACTGGGAATTATCGGCATGGGCCGCATTGGCCAGGCCGTGGCACGGCGCGCCCGCGGGTTTGACATGGAAGTCCATTATTACAACCGCAAGCGCCTTTCTGCCGATCTGGAATTTGGCGCGACATATCATGACAGCATCGATGCCCTGCTGCCCCATTGCCAGTTCCTGTCGTTACATTGCCCGTCAACGGCAGAAACGCGAGGCATGGTCGATAGCAGCTTTTTGGCGAAACTGCCCAAAGGCGCAATCCTGATCAATACGGCGCGCGGTGATGTCGTCAATGATGGTGACGTGATTGCAGCCTTAAAGGCGGGCACCCTTGCCGCAGCCGGGCTGGATGTTTTTGCCGGTGAACCCAATATCGCACCGGAATATCGCAGCCTGCCCAACACATTTTTGCTGCCCCATCTGGGATCAGCCACGCAAGAAACCCGCACCGCCATGGGCACCCGCGCGCTGGATAATATTGATGCCTGCCTGGCGGGCAAAGACGTGCCCTTTGCCGTTGGCGCCTGA
- a CDS encoding potassium channel family protein, which yields MAQTKDKIKRSFVIIGLGTFGGTIATELARFGNRVLGIDVNEKNVSDLADTVAEAVIADGRDEEALRQAGADHYDVAVVAIGEDLEANILCTMNVKLLGIKTVWVKALSKTHHRILSKMGADRVILPEQEMGQHIAQMLHNPVVRDYLSLGNNFHVININIPEELEGRTLAELKIGEKYETRCLGVMRGSEFLGCEDDIALKKDDKMMVLGRRTELRLFGDTL from the coding sequence ATGGCACAAACCAAAGACAAGATTAAACGCAGCTTTGTCATCATTGGTCTGGGCACATTTGGCGGCACCATTGCCACCGAACTGGCCCGCTTTGGCAACCGGGTTCTGGGCATTGATGTGAATGAAAAAAATGTCAGCGACCTCGCCGATACCGTTGCCGAAGCCGTAATTGCCGATGGCCGCGATGAAGAGGCCCTGCGCCAGGCTGGCGCGGACCATTACGACGTTGCCGTTGTTGCCATTGGCGAGGATCTGGAAGCCAATATCCTGTGCACCATGAATGTGAAGCTGCTGGGGATCAAAACGGTTTGGGTCAAGGCGCTTAGCAAAACCCACCACCGTATCCTCAGCAAAATGGGGGCAGACCGGGTTATTCTGCCCGAACAGGAAATGGGCCAGCACATCGCCCAGATGCTCCATAACCCGGTGGTGCGGGATTACCTTAGCCTGGGGAACAATTTCCATGTCATCAACATCAATATCCCCGAGGAACTTGAAGGCAGAACACTGGCCGAACTTAAAATTGGCGAAAAATACGAAACACGCTGCCTTGGTGTGATGCGCGGCAGCGAATTTCTGGGCTGCGAGGATGATATCGCGCTTAAGAAAGACGACAAGATGATGGTTCTGGGCCGGCGCACCGAATTGCGCCTGTTTGGCGATACCCTTTAG
- a CDS encoding HD domain-containing protein gives MSVKPQLDLFAPRTASKPAAPNKDSLTPAQSPAAPIMKDLFDSDFNADDIREWNQLFPKAPQYSYHFKRAQISSAFDRPLHKRLIASHAFERLREISFLGAIDYLFHPNGKPANIRHSRYDHSIGVALLSQQYCRLTGLSESDRDLLGAAALLHDIGHGPFSHTLEPEFARRFNLNHHQLTNKIILGEVDLDLSVRHLLEKHNVDPQAVIAILSKKSDHPHASLFTGPVNIDTLEGISRTKTYVHPHYVHCHPRLLLEAAVKLDDESLQRLDKFWQLKEDIYRNFIFGPMCFATDHLCREFVVDNAPDFAANDFLLTEPAFLRRHPAFRKFLYSLKNRIELDGVADVIDSDRPDLAGADQATKVPKREFHINTDVTVGSFADLGKRYYEEKNSFLRRVGNLADPAQQAAAASLFD, from the coding sequence ATGAGTGTCAAACCGCAGTTGGATCTTTTTGCACCGCGCACCGCTTCCAAGCCGGCCGCGCCGAACAAGGATTCCCTGACACCTGCCCAATCCCCTGCCGCGCCGATCATGAAAGACCTGTTTGACAGCGACTTCAACGCCGATGATATCCGGGAATGGAACCAGCTTTTTCCCAAGGCCCCGCAATACAGCTATCATTTCAAGCGTGCGCAGATCAGTTCGGCCTTTGACCGGCCGCTGCATAAACGCCTGATCGCATCACATGCCTTTGAACGGCTGCGTGAAATTTCGTTCCTTGGGGCCATTGATTACCTGTTCCACCCCAATGGTAAACCGGCCAATATCCGCCATTCACGTTATGACCACAGCATTGGCGTTGCCCTGCTGTCGCAGCAATATTGCCGATTAACGGGCCTTTCCGAATCCGATCGTGACCTGCTGGGCGCAGCGGCCCTGCTGCATGATATCGGGCACGGGCCCTTTTCCCATACCCTGGAACCGGAATTTGCCCGGCGCTTTAACCTGAACCACCATCAGTTGACCAATAAAATCATATTGGGCGAGGTGGACCTTGACCTGTCCGTGCGGCATTTGCTGGAAAAGCATAATGTTGACCCGCAAGCCGTGATTGCGATTTTATCCAAGAAATCCGACCACCCGCATGCAAGCCTGTTTACCGGGCCGGTCAATATCGACACGCTTGAAGGAATCAGCCGTACCAAAACTTATGTGCATCCCCATTATGTGCATTGCCATCCGCGCCTGCTGCTCGAAGCAGCCGTAAAGCTTGATGACGAATCCCTGCAGCGCCTTGATAAATTCTGGCAGCTTAAGGAAGACATTTATCGCAATTTCATTTTCGGGCCGATGTGCTTTGCCACGGACCATCTGTGTCGCGAATTTGTTGTCGATAACGCGCCGGATTTTGCCGCCAATGACTTCCTGCTGACCGAACCGGCCTTTTTGCGCCGCCATCCGGCCTTTCGCAAATTCCTGTACAGCCTGAAAAACCGCATCGAACTTGATGGCGTTGCCGATGTTATCGACAGCGACCGCCCGGACCTTGCCGGGGCGGACCAGGCCACCAAGGTTCCCAAACGCGAATTTCACATCAATACCGATGTCACCGTTGGCAGCTTTGCCGACCTTGGCAAACGCTATTACGAAGAAAAAAACAGCTTCCTGCGCCGCGTTGGCAATTTGGCCGACCCCGCACAGCAGGCCGCTGCTGCCAGCCTGTTTGACTGA